In Sulfuracidifex metallicus DSM 6482 = JCM 9184, a single window of DNA contains:
- a CDS encoding mandelate racemase/muconate lactonizing enzyme family protein, with product MKISEIQPIVLTSKEKGAATWASSMILVKLVTSNGEIGYGEAVPTLRIISVYNAIKQVSKSYVGKEVEDVEKNYHEWYKQDFYLGRSFESATSVSAIDIASWDILGKELGAPIYKLLGGKVRDKVPVYANGWYKDCVTPLDFAERAKEVMGRGYKAVKFDPFGEYFNWIDEMGLRESEERVKAVREALGEDAGILIEHHGRFNSKSSQLVAKRLEKYNPLFMEEPVHHEDVEGLKEYRERTNVRVALGERLVSLKEAYFYISQGLVDVLQPDITNIGGVTIAKKVVDIAEARDLEIAFHNAFGPIQNAVSIQVSATVNNLLMLENFYDWFPQWKRDLIGNVTPVEEGHVRVLEKPGIGVEVNEKLVDELKAEPEALDVKEEPVWVVGGTWKRYLK from the coding sequence ATGAAGATCTCAGAAATTCAACCTATAGTCCTTACCTCTAAAGAGAAAGGAGCGGCCACTTGGGCATCGTCTATGATCTTAGTAAAGTTAGTTACCTCAAACGGGGAGATAGGATATGGGGAAGCCGTTCCAACGCTGAGAATAATCTCTGTTTACAACGCAATTAAGCAAGTCTCGAAGTCGTATGTAGGAAAGGAAGTTGAAGACGTGGAAAAGAACTATCATGAATGGTACAAACAAGACTTTTATCTAGGTAGATCATTCGAATCTGCGACCTCTGTCAGTGCAATAGACATAGCCTCTTGGGATATTTTAGGCAAGGAATTGGGAGCTCCAATTTACAAGCTACTTGGAGGAAAGGTAAGGGACAAGGTTCCCGTTTACGCCAACGGGTGGTATAAGGACTGTGTCACCCCTCTGGACTTTGCTGAAAGAGCTAAGGAAGTAATGGGGAGAGGTTACAAAGCCGTGAAATTCGACCCATTTGGGGAATACTTCAATTGGATAGACGAAATGGGTCTCAGGGAGAGCGAGGAACGCGTTAAGGCCGTAAGGGAGGCTTTAGGAGAAGACGCGGGAATCCTTATAGAGCACCACGGCAGATTTAACTCCAAGTCGTCTCAGTTGGTTGCGAAAAGATTAGAAAAGTATAATCCGTTGTTCATGGAGGAGCCTGTCCACCATGAAGACGTTGAAGGTCTGAAGGAATACAGAGAAAGGACAAACGTCAGGGTAGCTCTGGGGGAAAGGTTAGTAAGTTTAAAGGAGGCTTATTTCTACATTTCTCAGGGTTTAGTTGACGTTCTTCAGCCTGATATAACAAATATAGGAGGAGTTACAATCGCGAAAAAAGTAGTAGACATAGCTGAAGCTAGAGACCTGGAAATTGCCTTTCATAACGCCTTCGGACCAATACAGAACGCAGTATCCATACAAGTTTCAGCTACAGTAAATAACTTGCTTATGTTGGAGAACTTTTACGACTGGTTTCCACAATGGAAGAGGGATCTAATAGGTAACGTAACACCGGTAGAGGAAGGCCATGTAAGGGTACTGGAAAAACCAGGGATAGGAGTTGAGGTTAACGAAAAACTGGTTGACGAACTAAAGGCTGAGCCTGAGGCACTGGATGTTAAGGAAGAACCAGTATGGGTAGTAGGAGGAACGTGGAAACGATACCTGAAGTGA
- a CDS encoding dihydrodipicolinate synthase family protein, protein MGSRRNVETIPEVIKMAEIIVPILTPFKGNKIDKEILKEHASSLLKAGVDRIFVNGTTGMGPALSREEKETTLRAVMEVTEKVIFQIGGLNMDDVKYLAKLAKDLSVKTVASYAPYYFTGLPRWLIIKYFKEICEIHDEVYLYNYPSAVGKDVDAETVSEIGCIKGVKDTNDSINHSLQYKKIPNMKVFNGADTLVMTAISTGLDGTVSAAANFVPDVLVNIRERVLKADIGSAMRLQFMVDELVSTAKGFGYIPSIYVLTKELMGYDVGEPRPVLFPLNESQSMELLNKTREIFEKYSWSKK, encoded by the coding sequence ATGGGTAGTAGGAGGAACGTGGAAACGATACCTGAAGTGATAAAAATGGCTGAGATTATTGTTCCTATACTTACCCCCTTTAAGGGAAATAAAATAGACAAAGAAATTCTAAAAGAGCACGCATCATCACTGCTGAAGGCTGGAGTGGACAGAATTTTCGTGAACGGGACTACAGGGATGGGACCTGCGCTTTCAAGGGAAGAAAAGGAGACTACGCTAAGGGCAGTAATGGAGGTAACAGAAAAGGTGATATTCCAGATAGGCGGGCTTAACATGGATGACGTTAAATACCTTGCCAAGTTGGCAAAGGATTTATCTGTAAAGACAGTAGCGTCTTATGCGCCTTATTACTTCACTGGATTGCCCAGATGGTTAATAATCAAGTACTTCAAAGAGATATGCGAAATTCACGATGAAGTGTACTTGTATAACTATCCGTCAGCTGTAGGGAAAGACGTAGATGCGGAAACCGTAAGCGAGATAGGATGCATTAAAGGGGTAAAGGATACAAATGATTCTATAAACCATAGCCTGCAATATAAGAAAATTCCCAACATGAAGGTATTCAACGGAGCCGATACATTAGTAATGACGGCTATCTCAACTGGTTTAGACGGCACGGTTTCTGCTGCTGCCAACTTCGTTCCGGACGTCCTTGTAAACATAAGGGAGAGGGTGTTAAAAGCAGATATAGGAAGTGCAATGAGGTTGCAGTTCATGGTAGATGAACTTGTATCAACAGCTAAGGGCTTTGGTTATATTCCTTCTATCTACGTACTGACCAAGGAGTTAATGGGGTATGACGTTGGAGAACCTAGGCCTGTACTGTTCCCGCTCAACGAATCGCAGAGTATGGAATTATTAAACAAAACTAGAGAAATATTCGAAAAGTATTCATGGAGTAAGAAGTGA